In a genomic window of Corynebacterium lizhenjunii:
- a CDS encoding amidohydrolase family protein, whose protein sequence is MQQAKLSRLGVETGHSPDIITSPEELGHLASARSYEIIRLERLAEDIAQKLAADKAGDSRRLQECFIGKVQGSLVEAKNYAIGVKSIAAYRVGLDLDPARPTLKELELAVTEFVRTGGVRLEDPVIIRFLLWQAIDLGLAIQLHVGYGDDDVDLHRCNPLLMTELFRRTIHTGARFMLLHCYPFHREAGYLADVFPHVYFDVGLAVNYTGAQASQVIAESLELAPFGKILFSTDAYGLPELYLVGAELFRQGLTKALWRFHTESAWPIEEAMRVARMIAVDNAVRAYGIEE, encoded by the coding sequence ATGCAACAAGCGAAATTGAGCAGATTGGGCGTCGAGACGGGGCATAGTCCAGATATCATCACCTCACCAGAAGAATTGGGGCACCTAGCGAGTGCTCGAAGCTATGAGATTATTCGCCTCGAACGCCTGGCTGAAGACATTGCGCAGAAGCTGGCCGCTGATAAAGCTGGGGACTCTAGGCGCCTGCAAGAGTGCTTCATCGGAAAGGTGCAGGGCTCCCTTGTGGAGGCTAAGAATTACGCTATTGGCGTGAAGTCCATAGCAGCGTACCGTGTGGGCTTAGATTTGGATCCCGCCCGGCCGACGCTAAAGGAACTGGAGCTAGCCGTCACTGAGTTCGTCCGTACTGGTGGCGTGCGCTTGGAGGATCCCGTCATTATCCGTTTCCTACTGTGGCAGGCGATTGACCTGGGCTTAGCGATCCAACTCCATGTCGGATACGGTGATGACGATGTTGACCTGCACCGCTGTAACCCGCTTCTAATGACAGAGCTATTCAGGCGGACCATTCATACGGGCGCGCGGTTCATGCTCCTTCACTGTTACCCATTTCACCGTGAAGCTGGGTACCTGGCTGATGTCTTCCCTCACGTGTATTTTGATGTGGGCTTGGCAGTCAATTACACAGGCGCGCAGGCCTCACAAGTAATAGCTGAATCTTTGGAGCTGGCGCCATTCGGTAAGATTCTGTTCAGCACAGACGCATATGGACTGCCCGAACTATACCTGGTAGGGGCAGAGTTGTTCCGGCAAGGACTGACAAAAGCTCTGTGGCGCTTCCATACAGAGTCGGCATGGCCCATCGAAGAAGCCATGCGCGTAGCCAGAATGATTGCGGTAGATAACGCTGTACGAGCCTATGGAATTGAGGAGTGA
- a CDS encoding glutamine synthetase family protein — protein sequence MLATEQATFTFIATSDISAKAKGRAVASSDFSADTSVGWVPANLGIGPLGYIVDGIPFCSEGDLRLQADSASQYHIAGLPGRAPFSVCFADTVMPDGTAWSSCARSLLKETLQLAKDRYGLTFSCSFEHEFVEKNSALNTHPFSFENFLQGEPLGSTIFSVLSAAGVEPECWLPEYAPHQYELTLKPTDPVSAADRAILLREVVKESFKAAGREVTFSPVAVPDGGGTGVHVHYGIYGEGGEIVAFDPERPGRQSELAARFNAGVVKYAPEMTALFAPLLVSYQRLRPNNWSVAKAFCGLQNREALVRICPTNEIGGRKPDRQYHFEFRGGDVGANPWTLVTAILRAGLAGLEENLDPVKVYEGGTGPEIAAEAVSLPGSLKEALARFEESAVVRSWFSEEWVQTFLAIKRNEIESLSSLTLKEQCEAYANLY from the coding sequence ATGTTGGCAACAGAGCAAGCCACGTTTACATTCATCGCGACCAGCGACATATCGGCGAAAGCAAAGGGCAGGGCGGTTGCCTCGTCCGATTTCTCCGCAGACACCAGCGTTGGCTGGGTTCCTGCGAACTTAGGAATCGGGCCATTGGGATACATTGTCGATGGTATTCCATTCTGTTCAGAGGGTGACCTGCGGCTACAAGCAGATTCTGCTTCCCAGTACCACATCGCGGGTTTACCGGGCCGGGCACCGTTCTCCGTGTGCTTTGCTGATACTGTGATGCCTGATGGTACGGCTTGGAGCTCATGCGCGAGGTCGCTGCTCAAGGAAACGCTACAGCTGGCGAAAGACCGATATGGGTTGACCTTCAGTTGTTCGTTTGAGCACGAGTTTGTGGAAAAGAACTCTGCCCTGAACACACACCCGTTCTCTTTCGAGAACTTCCTGCAAGGCGAGCCGCTGGGGTCAACGATATTCTCAGTTCTATCCGCTGCGGGCGTGGAACCTGAATGCTGGTTGCCGGAGTATGCACCCCATCAGTACGAACTAACTTTGAAACCAACCGATCCCGTTAGTGCGGCGGACCGGGCCATACTGCTAAGGGAGGTAGTCAAGGAGTCATTCAAAGCGGCGGGCAGGGAAGTCACGTTTAGCCCAGTTGCGGTCCCTGATGGTGGCGGCACTGGGGTTCACGTTCACTATGGAATTTACGGGGAAGGTGGTGAAATCGTGGCGTTTGACCCCGAACGCCCAGGTCGACAGAGTGAACTTGCTGCCCGGTTTAACGCGGGGGTGGTTAAGTATGCTCCCGAAATGACGGCATTATTCGCGCCGCTATTGGTTAGCTATCAACGGCTCCGGCCAAATAACTGGTCCGTTGCCAAAGCATTTTGCGGTTTGCAGAACCGTGAGGCTCTGGTTCGTATTTGTCCGACCAATGAAATTGGCGGGAGGAAACCTGATCGGCAGTACCATTTCGAATTCCGTGGAGGTGACGTTGGCGCGAATCCGTGGACTCTGGTTACTGCTATCCTCAGGGCCGGGTTGGCAGGATTGGAAGAAAACCTTGATCCCGTGAAAGTCTATGAAGGTGGAACGGGCCCCGAGATTGCTGCTGAAGCAGTGTCACTCCCGGGCAGCCTGAAGGAGGCGCTGGCCCGGTTCGAGGAATCAGCGGTAGTACGGTCGTGGTTCTCCGAAGAATGGGTCCAAACGTTCCTGGCAATCAAGCGGAATGAAATTGAGTCTCTCAGTAGTCTGACTTTGAAGGAGCAGTGTGAAGCATATGCGAATCTCTACTAA
- a CDS encoding APC family permease: MSTSQSPPRGGPRVLNTYEVAAISIGFMGPVMAMSLNGIGVAGLVGAAVPFTFAVAFVGSLFVAYAFVRLLQRITHAGSVYALAGVTLGPKAGFFGGFALLGTYIFMTSCILGACAVFFEAMLGELGVDSSRMQMWLIVPVVVVAVGLFVNLRESQIAARTTLAIGMVGIAVMVLLALVILFRVGMGNAPVNTGIDFSVLTPRGNSWSAIMTASVFAFLSWAGFESGSSLGEETRDAKKSIPAALLAAVGIGGLVYVFVMFAQTIGFGTDAAGVADFASSSSTLTTLSSRYIGPWFAVLISVIAFAVAFGSFLSSSVATSRLLFALARDGFGPKFLTEVPEDKNVPVKAVWVSHLQALILALAVGLIGFGSIEIYYWYATLATLCMVVAYGMASVGAANFILRGHGGLAKWELIFPVLALGYLSFVFFVQIVGQGPPYTYFPWIAALWCVAGLVIIRLRPSLAKRIGERLTREEIV; encoded by the coding sequence ATGAGTACATCGCAATCACCGCCTCGTGGTGGGCCAAGGGTTCTCAATACGTATGAAGTCGCAGCTATCTCAATAGGGTTTATGGGGCCAGTGATGGCGATGTCTCTTAACGGGATCGGGGTCGCGGGACTGGTCGGGGCGGCCGTTCCTTTCACCTTCGCGGTAGCTTTCGTAGGTTCGCTATTCGTGGCCTATGCCTTTGTGAGGCTTCTGCAGAGGATCACCCACGCAGGCTCTGTGTATGCACTGGCGGGGGTGACTCTTGGCCCTAAAGCTGGCTTCTTTGGAGGCTTTGCTCTTCTGGGGACCTATATTTTTATGACCTCGTGCATCTTGGGGGCTTGTGCGGTCTTCTTTGAGGCGATGCTCGGAGAACTCGGCGTGGATTCATCGCGTATGCAGATGTGGCTCATCGTTCCGGTTGTGGTGGTTGCTGTGGGGTTATTCGTTAATCTGCGTGAGTCGCAGATAGCCGCTCGGACTACGCTGGCGATCGGTATGGTAGGCATCGCGGTCATGGTCCTTCTCGCGCTTGTCATCTTGTTCCGCGTCGGGATGGGCAATGCTCCGGTAAATACTGGCATAGATTTCTCTGTGCTTACTCCGCGCGGAAATAGCTGGTCAGCCATCATGACAGCTTCAGTTTTTGCGTTTCTCTCTTGGGCGGGATTTGAGTCTGGATCATCGCTGGGCGAGGAAACTCGGGACGCGAAAAAATCCATTCCGGCAGCATTACTCGCGGCTGTGGGGATTGGTGGCTTGGTTTACGTGTTTGTGATGTTCGCTCAGACAATCGGGTTTGGAACGGATGCTGCTGGAGTAGCAGATTTCGCCAGTTCTTCGTCCACATTGACCACGCTAAGCTCCCGCTACATTGGCCCGTGGTTTGCTGTGCTTATTTCGGTGATTGCCTTCGCGGTTGCTTTCGGGTCGTTTCTAAGCTCAAGCGTAGCGACGTCGCGACTGCTCTTTGCACTTGCGCGTGATGGATTCGGCCCGAAGTTCTTGACCGAGGTCCCCGAGGATAAGAATGTTCCGGTCAAGGCCGTCTGGGTCTCTCACCTGCAAGCTCTAATTCTGGCTTTGGCAGTAGGCCTGATCGGCTTTGGCTCGATAGAAATCTATTATTGGTACGCAACCCTTGCGACCCTTTGCATGGTCGTGGCATACGGAATGGCCTCGGTTGGTGCAGCGAACTTCATCCTCAGGGGGCATGGCGGCCTGGCAAAGTGGGAACTCATCTTCCCAGTACTGGCATTGGGCTACTTGAGTTTTGTCTTTTTTGTTCAGATTGTGGGGCAAGGACCTCCTTACACCTATTTCCCCTGGATAGCGGCGCTGTGGTGTGTGGCGGGGCTTGTGATTATTCGTCTTCGACCGTCGTTGGCCAAGAGGATTGGCGAGCGACTAACCAGAGAGGAAATTGTCTAG
- a CDS encoding DEAD/DEAH box helicase, giving the protein MSKFSEVLEQLRDNQPQGKYGVAFEKLMVNYFRTDPTLSAEYDQVFRWVDWPYNGGRADTGIDLVARRAEDQSWTAIQCKFYQSTTSIQKSHLDSFFEASGHSFDTEEGTQHFAHRLVISTTDRWSANAEAALADQIIPTNRIGLASIAESPINWDVAFPGSDIQINLSKCQTFSPRPHQQAAIDAAIKGFETHDRGKLIMACGTGKTFTALRLAEKIAQANQGRARVLFLVPSIALLSQTLKEWTAQAQVDLRAYAVCSDTKVGKKAEDIASYDLEVPVSTTGADIAERMNQGGKRFKGLHVVFSTYQSLPAVHDAQAAGLDEFDLVICDEAHRTTGVTLAGEDASNFVRIHDADYIQAARRLYMTATPRLYDETVKSKAEQHSAEIASMDDEAIYGPEFHRLGFGEAVEADLLTDYKVLVMTVDEDVTAGAMADMKDHSLNLSLASAMIGAWNGLAKRSGKEQGTKSGFEVDAVPMRRSVAFAKDIKTSKEIAENYPKLISAYQHSLHKAAALSDVSLLNANLEASCQHVDGGMNAMERNGKISWLESDITTEQTRILTNARCLSEGVDVPALDAVIFFNPRNSMVDVVQSVGRVMRKSEGKDYGYIILPVAVPPNVSPSEALQDNARFKVVWQILNALRAHDDRFNATVNALALNDNNRDTLAIEVDHITDPRKQLDRLGQTPDSDPGDRQDLAEQIALFSLEKWQEAIYTKLVDKVGTRTYWEDWADDVASIAQAQITRITALVENASPQLRAEFEAFVEGLRGNLNDSITEAEAISMLSQHLITAPVFNALFSDYDFATHNPVAQVMQRMADALADANLESETEPLEAFYATVRKRAQAVTSAAGKQQVIKDLYERFFQKAFKKQAEALGIVYTPVEIVDFILRAANDLSVKHFGKGLTDEGVCILDPFAGTSTFMVRLLQSGLIRPEDIARKYAGELFATEIMLLAYYVSAVNIETTYNALRAEEAQRNGEPEPEYVPFGGIALADTFQIHEDGDILDLTVFKNNNERIERQKAAPINVIIGNPPYSAGQKNANDLNANMKYPTLDGRIAETYAAKSTAQRKGSLYDSYLRAFRWATDRIQDQGIVAFVSNNGWLDGNTGGGVRLSMAEDFTDVYVLNLRGNSRSGGELGKKEGGNVFDIRVGVSIFLGVKDPAKTGFNIHYYGLPDYATKQDKLNFTATSSSSTIEWQSIAPNEQGDWLSQRTTDFVTWPVIGEKKGDSTTFFTTFSSGLKTSRDAWATNFSESAVHQEIHATADYYNQVAERVSGLLDAGQKVDFADLSKDLDLSKFSWDRKNKSQVVKAQKISVRNDGFRLGLYRPFTKQHIYFDPQRQLNNDTYQLPSMFPTPQHTNIGYLLTGASSHYEFGAIATDLLPNLHTLDTGQFFPRFTWEPAEGGDDGALFGQGVGKLGAGEASAYGEIGEVVDGYVRVDNITQEIKALYRETLGADISGDDIFHFVYGKLHAPVYREAFAPDLKKMLPHIETPATREEFDKFADAGAKLMALHVNYEDAEPWPLTLDVRGDENDRETWRVTKMAWAKKEKDPVTGKKPNDVTMLTYNKRVTISGIPEEADRYMLGSRSAVAWLIDRYKVKPDKDSGIVKDPNDWADEVGNPRYIVDLVGKVVRVAMETVAIVDGLQDGVE; this is encoded by the coding sequence ATGTCTAAGTTCTCTGAGGTCCTTGAGCAACTGCGTGATAATCAGCCGCAGGGCAAGTATGGTGTTGCGTTTGAGAAGTTGATGGTCAATTACTTCCGCACAGACCCTACTTTGTCTGCTGAGTATGACCAGGTGTTTCGGTGGGTGGACTGGCCGTATAACGGCGGCCGTGCTGATACCGGCATTGACCTGGTGGCTCGCCGGGCTGAGGACCAGTCCTGGACGGCGATTCAGTGCAAGTTCTACCAATCCACCACCTCTATCCAGAAGTCCCACCTGGACTCGTTCTTCGAGGCCTCCGGCCACTCCTTCGATACCGAAGAAGGAACGCAACACTTTGCCCACCGCCTGGTGATCTCCACAACGGATCGTTGGTCGGCTAATGCTGAGGCGGCCCTGGCGGATCAGATTATCCCGACCAACCGTATTGGTTTGGCATCCATTGCGGAGTCTCCCATTAACTGGGATGTGGCTTTCCCTGGCTCGGATATCCAGATCAACTTATCCAAGTGCCAGACGTTTAGCCCTCGCCCGCATCAGCAGGCCGCGATTGATGCCGCGATAAAGGGGTTTGAGACCCATGACCGCGGCAAGCTGATTATGGCCTGCGGTACGGGCAAGACGTTTACCGCGCTGCGTCTAGCGGAGAAGATCGCGCAGGCGAATCAGGGCCGTGCCCGCGTGCTGTTCCTCGTGCCGTCTATCGCGTTGCTATCCCAAACACTCAAGGAGTGGACTGCCCAGGCTCAGGTGGACCTGCGTGCGTATGCGGTGTGTTCGGATACGAAGGTGGGCAAAAAGGCCGAAGATATTGCCTCCTACGACCTGGAAGTCCCGGTGTCCACCACGGGTGCTGATATTGCCGAGCGTATGAACCAGGGTGGTAAGCGCTTTAAGGGTCTGCATGTGGTGTTTTCCACCTACCAGTCGCTACCGGCCGTCCATGACGCCCAGGCCGCAGGCCTGGATGAGTTTGATCTGGTCATTTGCGATGAAGCCCACCGCACCACCGGGGTCACCCTAGCCGGGGAGGACGCCTCCAACTTCGTGCGCATCCACGACGCTGACTACATCCAGGCAGCACGCCGACTATATATGACTGCGACGCCACGGTTATACGACGAGACAGTGAAGTCGAAGGCGGAGCAGCATTCGGCAGAGATTGCCTCGATGGATGATGAAGCCATCTACGGCCCGGAGTTTCACCGCCTCGGTTTCGGTGAGGCCGTGGAGGCCGACCTGCTCACTGATTACAAGGTGTTGGTGATGACGGTGGATGAGGACGTCACCGCCGGGGCCATGGCAGACATGAAAGACCACAGCCTGAACCTCTCACTGGCCTCCGCGATGATTGGTGCGTGGAATGGCCTGGCTAAGCGTTCCGGTAAAGAGCAAGGCACCAAGTCCGGCTTTGAGGTCGATGCCGTGCCCATGCGCCGCAGTGTGGCCTTTGCCAAGGACATCAAGACCTCGAAGGAGATCGCGGAGAACTACCCGAAGCTCATTAGCGCCTACCAGCACTCCCTGCATAAAGCAGCGGCACTGTCGGACGTGAGCCTGCTCAACGCCAACCTGGAGGCGTCCTGTCAGCATGTCGATGGTGGGATGAATGCCATGGAGCGTAATGGGAAGATCTCCTGGCTCGAATCCGACATCACCACGGAACAAACCAGAATCCTCACCAACGCCCGTTGCCTCTCCGAAGGCGTAGACGTCCCAGCACTAGATGCAGTAATCTTCTTCAACCCGCGTAATTCCATGGTCGATGTGGTCCAGTCTGTGGGGCGCGTGATGCGCAAGTCCGAGGGGAAGGACTACGGCTACATCATCTTGCCGGTAGCTGTGCCACCGAACGTCTCCCCCTCAGAAGCACTGCAAGATAATGCCCGGTTTAAGGTCGTGTGGCAGATTCTGAATGCCTTGCGCGCCCATGATGACCGTTTCAACGCAACCGTGAACGCTCTTGCGTTGAATGATAATAATCGGGACACTCTCGCCATTGAGGTTGACCACATCACCGACCCGCGCAAGCAGCTTGACCGGTTAGGCCAGACACCGGATAGCGATCCGGGTGACCGTCAGGACTTAGCCGAGCAGATCGCCCTATTCTCCTTGGAGAAATGGCAGGAAGCCATCTACACCAAGCTGGTGGACAAGGTCGGCACCCGCACGTACTGGGAGGATTGGGCTGATGATGTAGCCTCCATCGCCCAAGCCCAGATCACCCGCATTACCGCCTTGGTGGAGAACGCTTCCCCGCAATTACGCGCCGAGTTCGAGGCCTTCGTGGAAGGCCTGCGCGGCAACCTCAATGATTCCATTACCGAGGCTGAAGCCATCAGCATGCTCTCCCAACATCTGATTACCGCCCCGGTGTTCAACGCCCTGTTTAGCGACTACGACTTCGCCACGCATAACCCCGTAGCCCAAGTCATGCAACGCATGGCCGATGCCCTAGCCGATGCCAACCTGGAGTCCGAAACGGAGCCACTAGAAGCGTTTTACGCCACGGTGCGTAAGCGTGCTCAGGCGGTGACGAGTGCTGCGGGTAAGCAGCAGGTGATTAAGGACCTGTATGAGCGGTTCTTCCAGAAGGCTTTCAAGAAGCAGGCCGAGGCCCTCGGTATTGTCTACACCCCTGTGGAGATCGTGGACTTCATCCTGCGTGCTGCCAACGACTTGTCGGTGAAGCACTTTGGTAAGGGATTGACGGATGAGGGGGTGTGTATTCTCGATCCGTTTGCTGGGACGTCGACGTTTATGGTGCGTTTGTTGCAGTCGGGGTTGATTCGACCCGAGGATATTGCGCGTAAGTATGCCGGGGAGTTGTTCGCCACTGAGATTATGCTCCTGGCGTACTACGTCTCTGCCGTCAACATTGAGACCACCTATAACGCCCTGAGGGCGGAGGAAGCCCAACGCAACGGTGAACCCGAACCAGAATACGTTCCGTTTGGTGGCATTGCGTTGGCGGATACGTTCCAGATCCATGAAGACGGCGACATCCTGGATCTCACAGTCTTTAAAAACAACAATGAGCGCATCGAGCGGCAGAAGGCTGCCCCCATCAACGTCATCATCGGCAACCCACCGTATTCCGCGGGACAGAAGAACGCCAATGATCTGAACGCGAACATGAAGTACCCGACGTTGGATGGGCGTATTGCCGAGACGTATGCGGCGAAGTCCACTGCTCAGCGTAAAGGTTCCTTATATGATTCTTACCTGCGTGCCTTCCGTTGGGCCACTGACCGTATCCAGGACCAAGGCATCGTCGCTTTTGTGTCCAACAATGGGTGGCTCGACGGTAATACTGGTGGCGGTGTTCGGCTTTCGATGGCTGAGGACTTCACCGATGTGTATGTGCTGAATCTACGAGGTAATTCACGCTCTGGCGGTGAGTTGGGGAAGAAGGAAGGTGGCAACGTCTTCGATATCCGCGTGGGCGTGAGTATCTTCCTAGGAGTTAAGGACCCAGCAAAAACCGGTTTTAACATTCACTACTACGGCTTGCCGGATTACGCCACCAAGCAGGACAAGCTCAACTTCACTGCGACTAGTTCATCATCCACTATCGAGTGGCAGTCCATCGCCCCGAATGAACAGGGTGATTGGCTGAGTCAACGCACCACTGATTTCGTCACCTGGCCCGTCATTGGTGAGAAGAAGGGCGATTCCACTACATTCTTCACCACGTTCTCCTCAGGACTTAAGACCTCCCGCGATGCATGGGCAACGAATTTCTCTGAATCAGCGGTTCACCAAGAAATTCACGCGACCGCCGACTATTATAATCAAGTTGCCGAACGAGTTTCAGGGCTCCTTGATGCGGGTCAAAAGGTTGACTTTGCCGATTTAAGTAAAGATTTAGACCTGTCGAAATTCAGTTGGGATCGCAAGAACAAGAGCCAAGTGGTTAAGGCGCAAAAGATTTCAGTGCGTAACGATGGGTTCCGACTTGGCCTATATCGACCATTCACGAAGCAACACATTTATTTCGATCCTCAGCGACAGCTCAATAATGACACTTACCAGCTGCCGTCGATGTTCCCGACCCCGCAGCACACCAACATCGGGTACCTATTGACCGGGGCATCCTCTCATTATGAGTTTGGTGCTATTGCTACAGACCTTTTGCCTAACCTGCATACCCTTGATACCGGCCAGTTCTTCCCGCGGTTTACCTGGGAACCTGCCGAGGGTGGGGATGATGGTGCGTTGTTCGGGCAGGGCGTCGGCAAGCTAGGTGCAGGTGAGGCCAGTGCCTATGGTGAGATTGGTGAGGTGGTGGACGGCTACGTGCGCGTAGACAACATCACTCAGGAGATTAAGGCGCTGTACCGGGAAACACTCGGCGCTGATATTTCCGGCGATGACATCTTCCACTTCGTCTACGGCAAGCTGCATGCCCCTGTCTATCGTGAGGCGTTTGCTCCGGACTTGAAAAAGATGCTGCCGCACATTGAGACCCCAGCTACGCGCGAAGAGTTTGACAAGTTCGCAGACGCAGGCGCCAAGCTTATGGCCCTGCATGTGAACTATGAGGATGCCGAGCCGTGGCCGTTGACACTGGATGTGCGCGGTGATGAGAACGACCGGGAGACCTGGCGCGTGACCAAGATGGCGTGGGCGAAGAAGGAGAAAGACCCTGTCACCGGAAAGAAACCCAACGATGTGACCATGCTGACCTACAACAAGCGTGTAACCATCAGCGGCATTCCGGAGGAAGCGGACCGGTACATGCTAGGTTCGCGCTCTGCCGTGGCGTGGCTAATTGACCGCTACAAGGTCAAGCCCGATAAGGACTCCGGGATTGTGAAAGACCCGAACGATTGGGCCGATGAAGTGGGTAACCCGCGCTACATCGTGGACCTGGTGGGCAAGGTCGTGCGAGTGGCTATGGAGACCGTGGCGATTGTTGATGGGTTGCAGGATGGCGTGGAGTAG
- a CDS encoding M20 family metallopeptidase → MCDNPLMSGRNDPSPAYLQAMERAIAQRVSAAESATAQQPVGEDYPGQAALWRRASELADALRNPLSDIVADLHAHPETAFAEHRSMDVLASLLKDRGFATRRGVYGVETAFESEWTSAAYDPAIHPTVALFAEYDALPGLGHACGHNVIAAAGIGSFLAAVGALEGSEVQGRVLLQGTPAEEGHSGKEYMIRGGALDGVDAALMVHGFGYDIGSHAWVGRRTVTATFRGVAAHASSQPFMGRNALDAASLAYQGIGLMRQQMPPSDRIHAIMSGGDRPSIIPDQAQMQIYVRSLGTQTLLDLSARLGQILQGAALMAGVEVDIEWDQHPMTLPVRNNESLVARWTKTQSQRGRTALPAGTVPDTVAASTDFGNVSHLVPGIHPMVKVSPAEVALHTKDFATWANSPAAVDAAVDSAAGLAQVAIDFLADPTLRDQAHAEFARDGRVTVEELLGRADS, encoded by the coding sequence ATGTGTGATAACCCCTTGATGTCCGGCCGCAATGATCCTTCCCCGGCCTACCTGCAGGCGATGGAGCGCGCCATCGCGCAGCGTGTCAGCGCCGCAGAAAGCGCCACGGCGCAGCAGCCAGTGGGGGAGGACTACCCCGGCCAGGCTGCGTTGTGGCGGAGGGCATCTGAGCTTGCCGATGCCCTCCGTAACCCCCTTTCCGACATCGTTGCGGATTTGCACGCGCACCCGGAGACCGCTTTTGCGGAGCACCGCTCCATGGATGTGTTGGCGTCATTGCTGAAGGACCGTGGTTTTGCCACCCGCAGGGGAGTCTATGGCGTAGAAACCGCCTTCGAGTCTGAATGGACTAGCGCGGCCTATGATCCCGCTATTCACCCCACGGTGGCGCTCTTTGCTGAATATGATGCCTTGCCCGGCCTGGGCCATGCCTGTGGGCACAACGTGATTGCGGCGGCGGGCATCGGCAGTTTCTTGGCAGCAGTAGGGGCCCTGGAAGGCAGTGAGGTGCAGGGGCGGGTGCTGCTGCAGGGGACTCCGGCGGAAGAGGGGCATTCTGGCAAGGAGTACATGATTCGCGGCGGTGCGCTAGACGGCGTGGATGCGGCGCTGATGGTCCATGGTTTTGGCTATGACATCGGCTCGCATGCGTGGGTGGGCCGGCGAACTGTGACAGCCACGTTCCGCGGGGTGGCTGCGCACGCTAGCTCGCAGCCGTTTATGGGCCGCAATGCTTTGGACGCGGCCTCGCTGGCTTACCAGGGCATTGGGCTGATGCGCCAGCAGATGCCGCCGTCAGATCGCATACACGCCATCATGAGCGGTGGGGACCGCCCCTCGATTATCCCGGACCAGGCGCAGATGCAGATTTACGTGCGTTCGCTGGGAACCCAGACCCTGCTGGACCTCTCCGCGCGACTGGGCCAGATTCTGCAGGGAGCGGCCCTGATGGCTGGGGTAGAGGTAGACATTGAGTGGGACCAGCACCCCATGACTTTGCCGGTGCGCAACAATGAGTCCCTGGTGGCGCGCTGGACCAAAACGCAGTCCCAGCGTGGCCGCACCGCCCTGCCCGCCGGCACGGTCCCCGACACCGTGGCTGCCTCCACCGATTTTGGCAACGTCTCCCACCTGGTCCCCGGCATCCACCCGATGGTGAAGGTCTCCCCAGCCGAGGTCGCACTGCACACCAAGGACTTCGCCACCTGGGCCAACTCCCCCGCAGCCGTAGACGCCGCCGTGGACTCCGCCGCCGGCCTAGCCCAAGTCGCCATCGACTTTCTCGCAGACCCAACCCTTCGCGACCAGGCCCACGCTGAGTTCGCCCGCGATGGGCGGGTTACGGTGGAGGAGCTGCTTGGGCGGGCGGACAGCTAG